The Penaeus chinensis breed Huanghai No. 1 chromosome 16, ASM1920278v2, whole genome shotgun sequence sequence TTTTGTCCAGTTTTTAGGAACTGCTTTCAATTGAGCATTTTTTACTTCAATTAGATATTCTAGACCAGATACTGTTGTGTAATTAAAACATGGTAGTCGCAAAGCCTGGAATGTTCAAATGATTGgctgtatcatttttatcaaaacttaaaaataatttgctatatatttacatattcattaatttatctgatacagatatatagggcATTATCTGGTAGAGTAGTATTACAATGTAACAGAAACAACTGCATATCTTACTCTTGCAATTTCTGGTTTAAGATCTTTCAGCTCTTGCTCAACATCAGAAATTTCCCTTTGCTTTTCCAAGACCTTTGGAAATTCAGAAAAATCTCggaaaagtgtttttttctttccctctctgaaaAAAGTGATGAAGATAGATTAAATCCGATCAAAATCTAAACACTCATACAAAAcaactagacatatatataaagtatatatatatatatatatatatatatatatatatataataacctacaaatatttaaataaatctacatacacatatatgcatttataataataaaaggctATAAGATCTGTTATCTTAAAATAACATTCAAGAATGCTTACTTGGCACTGGATGGATCAATATTGTTTGCAAAATCTTCAACATTTGACAGGCCATCAAGAACTTCCTGCAAGCGCTTCACTAATCCTCGTGTTTGTACTGTCTCCCCAACATTACCACCGACCCGTAAGAGCTCTCTGTGTACTCGGCTTAGTCCACTTACTGCTAGCCAGAATTCATGAGGACTGCACTATAATGAAAATACACAATCTGTACCTTTTCTCAAAAAGACATCAGAAAAATGAATGTTCCTCAGAAGAAACATCAGAAAGTGAACAGCTAATACAGTCTAGGCAATAGAATTCACAAAAATGAAGAAAGCTTCTGAGTTGTAATTTATCAAGGAGGGAAACTTACTTTTTTGTGGAATATTGTTGTGAGAGCCCTTTCAAAATCTGGTAATTTATTCAAAACATTCTTCAGCGACACTACAACTGGGGCATCAGAGGACATCAACTCCTCAATTATGTCTTGACGTTCTATAATACCTTCTAAACTCAGTAAGGGTTGCACCACCCAGCGGCGAAGAAGCCTAAGGAAATAAGGGTTTAATTCCCATTCTAAAACTTTGCATGGGATTGAAACAAATAAACCATTATGCAACATATATGTTTCAACTTAAaagatatacttaaaaaaaaaaaaaaaaaaaaaaaaaaaaaaaaaaactaatacagtaaataatatatataatctatatatcaaaAAGTGAATAGCTAATATATTACTCTCATTTTGTGAGCAAGATGTTTGCTTTGATAATAAGCCTTTACAGATATCAAATATTTATAGTCAATCAAATTTTTcatgtgagtaaaaaaaaatatatatattcaatacccTAACTAAATACAAGTTctaaattattactactattactttaaaATCTATCAGTGTTCATattagggaaaaaataaaagaaagaaagcaaggaaaaaaagaacttACCTGGATCCGAACTTGGTCTGGGTATTATTAAGAGCCCAAAATAAACTTCCTTTGgttcccccatccaccccattaGCTATGACTTCCAAATTGCGTACTGTTGCTCCAGACAGTCGCATGTGGTGCTTTTCACTGGTGTATTGCCGTATGGACCTGTTGGCCAAAATAAGTAACTTACAATAACAGAAtaactatttttcatttttatttttctatatattctttataattatcagtaaGATCACTATTATTTCTGTAACTGCCATAAGGTGAAAAATAGTTGCCATATCCATGCACCCAGGCTATTCAAAGATAATTCTTAATAATCATTAGCAAAAAATATTCTCTCCACAATAGACTGAATGTatcatttgataacatttattcacTGATGTAAACATCAAATGACTGAAAATGAGGTCCAAAAGTGGTTTTGTACTAGGCCTAACATCACACTAGCAATCAAGGTGGACTTACCCTGCCATTTTTATAATACGGTCCAATTTGAACTCTGCAAGATAATCCAGAGTTGCACCTAAGCAGCCAACAACATCTGAAGGCAGCCCAGACACATGTTTGGTCATGGTCTCATCACCATCAAACAGTTCACACACTTTCTTCAGAGACTCAGAGTAATCAAATTTTGTGTCACTCAGCCTCTCTATCCGAATGCAATCCTCATTCCTGAAGTACAGAataatcatatgattattataaagttTCACATCTATCAATATTAAGTAATCATTTGTGGTCTATCATAAAACAATGTTTAAGCACAAGATGTAGTTAACAGTAACACttcaaaaaagcaacaacaacaacaacaacatatactaTAATGGATACTAGAGTTagaatattatgtatacatatcatatcacaCAAATTATAATTTCATTGAAATAAATGAAACCAGTTCACACTGTAAATTGCCATTACTTTGTGGTTGCAGCTGTAACTGCTCTAACTGTTAGTTCAGAGATGCATTCAGGTACAAGAGCCTCTACTGGCTGGATGTGGTCCAAACGACACCATAGCTCTGTGCGAGCTGAGGAGTCATCAAAGTGATCATAGAGAATGTCACCAGTGCTGGGCTGGATGGCCTGAAATTTAAAAGAAAGATGAGTAATACAGCTGTTATTCTTTCTACTAATCAAACATTTAAATATTTGACTCTTCTTTACTGCTTTACTCCTGGCAAATTGGGAACGTGTCTCAGGAGCCCTGATATGGAGTGGGACATGCCAATGCACTCCAGCCAAACAATCTGTAATAGAATATTTATCCAACAGGGGCAAAATATCCATTCGTAAAACTAATACAGTGTCATACAACTACTCACCACAAGAGAAATTCCCACAGTACCATCCTTTCCTGTTGAGCTTTTGCCCTCACTGACAACCAAGAGCATTGCTGTTGTTCCTTCAGACAAGTCTCCATCATCaaccccatctccacctcctgcTGGTGTTACATCCTCTCCAATGAGAGTGGACCTCGTGTACATAGCAGTCAATTGTCGTTCAAATGGAGCACTCTTATTGCTTCCAGCTGCCTTTAATGCAGCTGTTTCAGTCTGCTTAACCACCCCAACTTTGTAACCTggtaaatataattaatttataattagCTATGCACATTTATCAAGTCACATGAAATTTTCAACTTAAAATATAACTTATGAATAtactaggatatatatatatataaattcaatacTAAGACCAAAATAAATTCTAGCATTGTTAGACATCTAAACCTTAACATTCAAGCAATGATACACTCTGCTGTAGTTTGGTTTGTTACATTTGTTTACTCAAAGATGACTTTGTCAGCCAGGTGACAATTGCTACCTAAGCTCACCTGTTTGCCCTGCTCCTTAAAATTTGAGTAGAAAagatcttatttctattattattattatcactgtgaatAAAATTAAcactaacgacaacaacaataacaataataaaaacaactaagagtaaaagtaataatgataataacaacaataaaaatataagttataataataatcataacaatataacagcatcaataaaaacaacagaaatgctAACAATTCCTATTTTTTGCTTAAAATCAAGGAGAGAAGTAAATGGGTAAGATCTGATAGGCCCAGGAAATTACTTCTTAGCAGGTAagtacttgtgaagccatctatatgtaaacaaaataaaataaaaaataaaataaaagcacagTGGACAATACATAACATTAGTCCTTAAAACCCACTAAAAATATTTGGGAGCTACAGAAAGCTATGACAACTCTATCAATACCCATAGACAGTAAATTAtactgaatttatatataatcaatatataactTTTAATCCTACTGAATCACAAAATACCATAAAAAAGTACCTTTAGCTACAAGTCTCCTGACATGAACATGCAGTCGATGTGTAGGGATGCTGGCTGTCATAAAGCTGTGATCTAAATGAGCAACAATGTTTAGTTCCTTTGCTGCAATTTCAGCATCATGTCCAAAAAACCTGGAAATTTTTAAACATAGCATCATTATCCATGAAtctttcccttactctcatcTCAAGGATAAGATAACATTCCAAAATCTCCTGGCAAACCATACACCTAACATTGGGGCTTAATTTATGTATTCTATATAACTGATATCACATGGACCAAATGTTctataaaaaatgaaatgaaagacaaGCAAGAATCTGATATATGCTAGCTTAGCTTACCTGTACTTATAGCCACACTCCACAAAGAGAACTGTATCAAGATTCTTATTTTTGATGGCCACAACTTGCTGTTCTAGAGGAGTGAGCTTCATTCCTGGCAGTGCTTTCATTAGCCCTGGTTTACTCGatggatttttttctgttgtctggCTACTACTGGGGCtgctgtcactattattactctgTGACCTGCAggttatataagagagaaaggtgTATTAAAAGACTGATTATATCAAGTggccatacacaaacaaaaaatctgtaTAGCTTATGTAAGAAAATTCTAAATATTCAATATTGTGGttgacacatatacacagactatatatattatatattatatatatatatatatatatatatatatatatatatatatatatatatatatatatataatatatatatatatatatatattatatatatatatatatatataatatatatatatatatatattatatatatatatatatatataatatatatatatataatatatatatatatatatatatatatatatattatatatatatatatatatatatatatatatatatatatatatatatatatatatatatatatatatatataatatatatatatatatatatattatatatatatatatatatatatattatatatatatatatatatatatatatattatatatatatatattatatatatatatatatatatatatatatatataatatatatatatatatatatatatatatattatatatatatatatattatatatatatatatatatataatatatatatatatattatatatatatatatatatatatatatatatatatatattatatatatatatataatatatatatatatatatatataatatatatatatatatatatatataatatatatatatatatatattatatatatatatatatatatattatatatatatatatatatatattatatatatatatattatatatatatatatatataatatatatatatatatatataatatatatatatatattatatatatatatatatattatatatatatatatatataatatatatatatatatatatatattatatatatatatattatatatatatatatatatattatatatatatatattatatatatatatatattatatatatatatatatattatatatatatatatatatattatatatatatatattatatatatatatattatatatatatatattatatatatatatatatatatattatatatatatatatatatatatattatatatatatatatatatatatatatatatatattatatatatatatatatatattatatatatatatattatatatatatatattatatatatatatatattatatatatatatatatatatattatatatatatatattatatatatatatatatatatattatatatatatatatatatattatatatatatatatatatatatattatatatatatatattatatatatatatattatatatatatatatatattatatatatatatattatatatatatatatattatatatatatatatataacttacttaAAAGACTCCAACTTTCTCTTGACTCCATTCTGACTGACAGTCTTGACAGGCTTGGAGGGTTCTATAGCTTCCTCTTCAACTTccattttatcctcattatcactggaTGCTTCTGAAAAGTAGCAATGGAGAAATCTTAGAGTAGTGGGTGAATAGTGTTATCatataaaaatggaaaacaattTGAAATCAGTttctaataacaggaatgatgatcAGACTGATTTTCTTTGGTTAGTATCATATTATAAATGTCAGCAACATGGATTCAGGAGATCCTTTCTGTGCTTTTGACATATCAGGTGACCTGCATGCACTATTGCAAAATTATCTCCAGGTTAGAACCCTCTATGTTGCAATAAACAGCTTtcaatccagagagagagagagagagagagagagagagagagagagagagagagaggagagagagagagagataggaggagagagagagaaagatgagagagagagaaagtgtgagagagagagagatgtgagagagagagagaaagtgtgagagagagagagatgagagagatgagagagatgagagagagaaagtgtgagagagagagagatgagagagatgagagatgagagagagagagatgagagatgagagagaggaggagggagaggagagagaggagaggagagagaggaggagaggagagaggagagaggaggagagagagaggggggagagtagagagagagaagaggaaaaagaggaaagagagtggaaggggagaggagagagaggggggggtttagGGTTGAGGTTAAGGTTtagtttgtttccctttttttaaaaggATATTCTTGGTGAAATGCTGTCTGTTTCTTTTGCTTTAAGTTTCCCCTGGGTGCAAGGAAGGGTGGGTTCCCATATGGCGGAGGGTTTAATGCGGGTCAGAAAGATTGCTAGCGAGGTACAACTGCCCACACAGCGCAAAAATTAATattttaggggagggggagggggagaaaagggaggagagagagaaaaagaagagaaaaaagagagagagagagaagaaagagagagagagagtgaagagagaagggagggtggagagagaaggggggggaggagggcaggagggagggaggggaggagagagagagggggagggagagggagagagagaggaggagagagagagagagggaagagagaaaagagaaatgagagagggggaagagaggagatggagaaaaaggagagggagaggagagagagagagagaaagtgagagagagaagagaggagaggggaaaaagtgaaggagagagagagagagaggaaaaaggagaggggggagagagagagaaagtggagaagagagagagagagaaatttgagagagagagagagagagaaaaatggaggagagagagagggggagaggggaagagagagagaggaaagagagaagagagagagagaggggaaaaggggtggaagagaggagaagagagaggaaggagagaagagaggagagggggagagagagagagggggggggagagagaatggaggagagagagagaaaggaggagagaggagagagagaggagagagagagagagaagaaaaaggagagagagagagagagggagaagaaaggagagggagaggagggagagagagggagggaaagagagagagagagagaggagagagagagaagggaagagaagagagagaagggaaaagagagagaaaaagggggaaaaggagagaaagggaaaaagagagatagagagagagagagagagagagagagagagagagagagagagagagagagagagagagagagagagagagagagagagagagagagagaaggagaagaaagagagaaagagaaagagaaaaagaaagagagagagaaactagataAAGAGcaatagggagagagatataccCATAAAGAGAGTAATAGACTATTTGAGCAAAGAATGCATTAAGCAGAAAAATAACCATACCAGCTTTAAATGACTGAAGCCTGTTCTTGGTCCATGGTGTCAGTGATTTCTTTTCACATGTGCCATTTTCACTGGCTTCTTGACTTGAGCTGCCTGGGTGACTGGCCTCCACTCTGAGCTTCTTGGACTTGTGCTCTGGAACTGGTGACCCATTTTCAGAGTCGCTGCTCTTTGTCCTTTTTAAAGTTGGTGAATAATTTACCTGTAAACCATTTGTAAAAATGAAACTTTTTTCTATTGTagaaaaaaattattacaaatccaatgtattgatattgttatcaataaatctatataatgtttatgttaatAAAGCAAACAAACCTCCACAACtttgctgtttttctctttctttttctcatccgtTCTGAACTGTGCACCCCCATTCTTTTGCTTTGAGGCAAAGAACTTTGATATGGTTGGCTGCTTCTTTGTGTTTGGTGTGGAAGACATTTTTTCAAAGATCCTGCTTGTAGAATGCTTGTCCTTGGATAATGAGGAAactaagagaggaaaaagaaaagatatacatctaatataaaaGAGCATAAGCTATGGTGGTATATGTTATAGAAAGTGACGCACCCTCCAGAGATGAAGGGTACCTTGCAAACCCAAGAATCCAAACCTAACTTTTTCCACCTTTCATTTACTCCCAAGACAGGTGGGGCAAgcctcccctttacccccactttattagcacttcatgccaagTTTCATATTAAAAACCTGGTGTCCGAGCAGATCTGCAGCggatatttttcataatttcacTGTAAATACAAGGTTGGAGTGGTTGTACTCGAGTTGTTCATGACTTTTTCTTATGCTCTAATAGATAGCAGTGTtaatttccctctgtctctgtgtgtcgctctcggtaacattaaccattaTGGCTACTACTATTTCTCTTTAAAAATGCTTCAATAGTAATCTATCTCAGAATTGCATTTTGATGCAATATAGGTTTAACCTTAACCCTTTAGCTGCAACATTTacctatatatgaacatatttattagCTCCCACACTACAAAGTATGACAATCACTCCTGTCacaccaaccacaacacacaccagtGAGGGATGGCAATAACTATGATGCATGTAGGGAAGTAGTTTTAATGGAAAACAACACCTCAAAACGATAATAGCAGTTGCACAAGATGAAATCAAGTGGCACTGAGGCTTTTGTGCAAAGGCCGAAATTCCCTCAAATCTTCTGCAAGAAAGAGCTTGGACTCGTTCCCTATTTGTCGGTAAATCACAATGGCACTGTTGGATTTAGCCGATCTAGCATTGCATTCTAATGGGGTATTTACTGCGATACAAATATAAAGACCTATCTTACTGAAAAATATAACTTTTAATGACATGAATGAAAAAAACTAGCAACCAGGCGGTCATCGGTCCAACACAGAAAtcatataataccaataataccaataccTATGGCATTTGGATATAACACAGCATCATCCTTCTGTCATGTAAATATCGCATGTTCACCAAGTTCAATAAAAACTACAcagttttctttgcttttcacTGAATTTCCTTTTGTATTGACGCTGGACTGGAGCGCGAGGTTAACCAGGCAGGGAAGCCATTCCTTTAATTACTGATCCTGTGTGTGCCGTTTCATTGAATTAATGCCTTGGGCGCATAATAGAACCATGGATGATACGAGAACGAGATCTCCTACCGGCCAAcgcgaggaaagggaagaaatagtgagaaaaaaataaaataggaatggACGTCGAACCTTCCTCGGCCACCGTCTCCCGCCAATACGTTCGAATGGCTGCCGACTGTGACTTGGACTTATTTTTTGGTCTCTTGTACTCATTTAGAAGCTAGTTACTTGAAGCTAAACATTTGATAACTGAAGCTATCGTACCAGATTTATAGAAACACCCTAAAGTATATGAAACAAGAGGATTTGGGAAATCCGCTAATATTATTTCGTTGTGACTTCGATGTCTTGCAGCAGTTGGAACGCGTGGTCTTGGATCAGCTGTGAGCAGGTAAACACGTCTTGGGTGTGGTGGCCTCGTTTGCCTCGTTATTTCGCTGTAATTACACTGTTATACATATTTAACACTCTCTCTCGGGTGTGCTTGAGACATTTAGTTACATATTTCACTGCAGTTACGGTACCTCCCACGTCtttgacaatatatatgtaagtgtcaAACTCAGGCACTTGGCTAGTGCATGGAATTGCCGTGAAAAGGAATATCGAAAGGGCGTTTTAAAAGAGAATCTTAGGATGACACCTTCTAGACGATTTTTATTTTGGAGTGTCATTCTTCATTGTAGGGAAAATTGCCTCTCCCATTGCAGGGGAAAATGTCACTGCTTTGCAATTAGATCACGTAGGCTCATTGCAGTGCCCATGGCTGACATCCCTTAGACATCTGCTAATCTAGACAAGAAAATAGAAGCAGAAGGCAGTAAATAAAGAATAGCAATAAAGGACAGATAATTAAACACATTCTAATACTGCACATATGTAGGACTGACCTAGACAGTATATGTAATATGCAAATGTATTAGTATTTTGCCTCTTAAAATAAGAAAGTGATTACCAAGAATTGCAACTTTTTGAGAACTACATACCCTGACCATTATGAAATGAATTAGATATTGcaatagatataagtagatagcATATTAATGGTGCACAAATGGAGACAAAGAATAATGGCATAGTTACTGTATTAGACAACCATAAAGTACATGATAAACATTAGATGGAGTTGATAAGTCAGTGAATACTAAGTATTCTTCTGTAAATGGGTGTTGCAGACTGAAAATTAAAAAGTTGTTTaatttataatacatatgaataattaattagAGGACCTACCTTTTAGCACCAACATTGATTCACATTGACATTTGGAGTGTAGTCCTCTTCAGGCAAATTATCAAGAAGATAAGAAACCAATTCCAACTTATTTGTTGCCGAAATACATGCGATATAGGTTTTGATAGCCTTTGCTGGATGCCATGGCTGTTGCTCAACTGCATTGcttggtttatttgtttctttattcgcAATTTGCACTTTGTCGCAAAGAGGAAATGGAATTAATTGAATTATTGAGTCCAAGTACTTTATACTTAGTaccatgcaagtatatatgtttgaatcTATAATTCTACCCAAAATACGTGAGTTATTGTCATAACACATCTGGTAACTTTCTTCACCTTTCACTAACATTCTTGATGATTTACAAGTTGTGGGatatataacataatagtaatggcaTGTTGTATTTCGTTTTATCCAAGTTATTAACATGAGAAATAGATATTGGAATATTGAAAGTTTTGTTTTGACTATCTTTTGCGCTGTCATGGTtgacgagtgtatatatatcagtgtaagatgctgttattttattttttttatatcattcagCATAATTCTCTAAATTAAGTATATCAGTTATAGGTTGTTTCAAATAACGCTTTTACTATATTAGAAAGGATTGCATatttgttaacccattcgccccggatttatgatCTGTCCCCTgatgtttttggtgaattttgttacctacagatggctccacatgtgctcagccggcaaggagtctatcagtaggccctagttaccgatcctgatttccccattccttgaattgtcgggaaaattaataccattctattgatactgttattgttattgatgttatgattattaatttgtcattaaaatattttagacaatgaaatgatacaaaagatcctttcttaaagtgaaagaaaagggtaaataggtgagataggtagtttctaataactggctatttggtgattaagaacttgtagagccatctatgtgtaaatacaataaataaacgtgcattacagtgggcatgacatgtattcttgccacatggggcgaatgggttaaataaaTGGAAGGCAAAGGAGGTTGTGTTTGATTCAAGTTTATAGTTTATTCATtgttatacaatatatttt is a genomic window containing:
- the LOC125033237 gene encoding DNA mismatch repair protein Msh3-like; its protein translation is MLVKVQIANKETNKPSNAVEQQPWHPAKAIKTYIACISATNKLELVSYLLDNLPEEDYTPNVNLLNEYKRPKNKSKSQSAAIRTYWRETVAEEVSSLSKDKHSTSRIFEKMSSTPNTKKQPTISKFFASKQKNGGAQFRTDEKKKEKNSKVVEVNYSPTLKRTKSSDSENGSPVPEHKSKKLRVEASHPGSSSQEASENGTCEKKSLTPWTKNRLQSFKAEASSDNEDKMEVEEEAIEPSKPVKTVSQNGVKRKLESFKSQSNNSDSSPSSSQTTEKNPSSKPGLMKALPGMKLTPLEQQVVAIKNKNLDTVLFVECGYKYRFFGHDAEIAAKELNIVAHLDHSFMTASIPTHRLHVHVRRLVAKGYKVGVVKQTETAALKAAGSNKSAPFERQLTAMYTRSTLIGEDVTPAGGGDGVDDGDLSEGTTAMLLVVSEGKSSTGKDGTVGISLVAIQPSTGDILYDHFDDSSARTELWCRLDHIQPVEALVPECISELTVRAVTAATTKNEDCIRIERLSDTKFDYSESLKKVCELFDGDETMTKHVSGLPSDVVGCLGATLDYLAEFKLDRIIKMAGSIRQYTSEKHHMRLSGATVRNLEVIANGVDGGTKGSLFWALNNTQTKFGSRLLRRWVVQPLLSLEGIIERQDIIEELMSSDAPVVVSLKNVLNKLPDFERALTTIFHKKCSPHEFWLAVSGLSRVHRELLRVGGNVGETVQTRGLVKRLQEVLDGLSNVEDFANNIDPSSAKEGKKKTLFRDFSEFPKVLEKQREISDVEQELKDLKPEIARALRLPCFNYTTVSGLEYLIEVKNAQLKAVPKNWTKVSSTKACCRFRSPEVDRLLTRLQQLREQLQGSCHEAWLQVLDSFSNHYQRHRQAVRCLAELDALCSLASVAKSQGYCRPVLHDNEEKGFLKITGGRHPIVSQLKHGDEQYVANDTNLQTDSERVMLVTGPNMGGKSCYMRQVALIALMAQTGSYVPADNVEMSVLDAIYTRMGAADEIYTGRSTFMVEVGETADIMHEATSHSLVILDELGRGTSTHDGVAVAMAALDYFLNEVQCLTIFVTHYLPLTEFELIYPGLVGNYHMSFIVNEEEDDGVDVVTFLYQLTSGSAGQSYGLNVARLAQVPHSILRKAAEKSKHLENICKMKRKGKEMFKKIASGNNGKTKELLQELRNEGM